One Candidatus Zixiibacteriota bacterium DNA window includes the following coding sequences:
- a CDS encoding DUF3857 domain-containing protein translates to MIRCFIAFGILLNLVVVVDASDDPPKGARIDSIAYRCRVDGNRVHVAEFRRLTVLNPSGDKHAYVAEYENRYIRLKNVNIRQYDASGKLLMKKSKGDMTKACGQGQSYLLYDDNCNYYMELPARSYPYTIEHETESDMQSLFFLRGFIVQRSLPVVHAVVELEYQDDRPIFWKLYNHDTTPEETAAAGLHKFRWIFDSIPATPELTYATAKDRQGAYLAFSAESFELEGFPFNGRTWKNVGLWQKQLSAGRTGADSLPTPLPATDAADSIACEKYREVTAATRYVAVSIGLSGWQPNFADLVAQRGYGDCKDMTCLLTAKLHASGIEAYPCLVMTAGEGWLDTSFVNFQFNHVITMAVVGGDTLWFDPTCSNCPPGDLPDGDEGIPVLVITDTGGVVVTTPLSTAEQNTVRRTAVVTIDTTGRVSVAASADVTGNHAHSLRAYFEGADREKTERYVKEWFWGDSRKFELARFELRDLDNPDVPLHLEAAYHAVKPIDRLRGIAYLPPFLFTDRDIYGGAKLTERTTPLQLGYARTISDSIIVTGPLIAWADSMLFPPDFSADFYGGHASWRYRRGNDSAFARYDVNYTGASVPVEQLPAFGVFLSERRKQIDAPIRVFVK, encoded by the coding sequence AATTCCGCCGCCTGACCGTGCTCAATCCCTCAGGTGACAAACATGCATATGTAGCTGAATACGAAAACAGATATATCAGACTGAAGAATGTCAATATTCGCCAGTACGATGCCTCCGGCAAACTGTTGATGAAAAAATCCAAGGGGGATATGACGAAGGCCTGTGGGCAGGGGCAGTCCTATCTGCTTTACGACGATAACTGCAATTACTACATGGAACTCCCGGCACGAAGCTACCCGTACACCATTGAGCACGAGACCGAGTCCGACATGCAGTCACTATTTTTCCTGAGAGGATTTATTGTACAACGATCCCTACCGGTCGTGCACGCCGTCGTGGAACTGGAGTACCAGGATGACCGGCCGATCTTCTGGAAACTGTACAACCACGATACGACCCCCGAGGAAACTGCCGCTGCTGGCCTGCACAAGTTCCGCTGGATATTCGACTCGATCCCGGCGACCCCTGAACTGACATACGCAACCGCGAAGGATCGCCAGGGAGCCTATCTGGCCTTTTCCGCCGAGAGCTTCGAACTTGAAGGATTCCCCTTCAATGGCCGCACCTGGAAGAACGTCGGTCTCTGGCAGAAACAGCTCTCAGCCGGTCGCACCGGCGCCGATTCGCTGCCGACACCGTTGCCTGCCACCGACGCTGCTGATTCGATCGCCTGCGAGAAATATCGAGAGGTCACCGCTGCAACTCGATATGTAGCCGTGTCCATCGGCCTCAGCGGCTGGCAGCCGAATTTCGCCGACCTGGTCGCGCAGCGCGGCTACGGTGACTGTAAGGACATGACCTGCCTGCTCACTGCCAAACTGCACGCCTCCGGCATTGAGGCGTACCCTTGCCTGGTGATGACCGCCGGCGAGGGCTGGCTGGACACATCGTTTGTCAATTTCCAGTTCAATCATGTGATCACTATGGCCGTAGTCGGTGGCGATACGCTCTGGTTTGACCCGACCTGTAGCAACTGTCCCCCGGGTGATCTTCCCGATGGAGACGAAGGGATCCCGGTACTGGTGATCACGGATACGGGAGGAGTAGTCGTGACCACCCCGCTCTCCACGGCCGAGCAGAATACGGTCCGCAGGACCGCCGTGGTGACAATCGACACTACTGGCCGGGTGAGCGTAGCCGCTTCTGCCGACGTTACCGGCAACCATGCCCATTCGCTCAGAGCATATTTCGAGGGGGCTGACCGTGAGAAAACGGAGCGGTATGTCAAGGAGTGGTTTTGGGGAGACTCTCGAAAGTTCGAACTCGCCAGGTTCGAACTGCGCGATCTGGACAACCCCGATGTGCCGTTGCACCTGGAGGCCGCGTACCATGCCGTCAAGCCAATCGATCGCCTCCGGGGCATCGCCTACCTCCCGCCGTTTCTATTCACGGACCGCGATATCTACGGCGGGGCCAAACTGACCGAACGAACGACTCCACTCCAGCTCGGCTACGCAAGGACGATCAGCGACAGCATCATAGTCACCGGCCCCTTGATCGCCTGGGCCGATTCAATGCTCTTTCCGCCAGACTTCTCGGCTGATTTTTACGGCGGACACGCTTCCTGGCGATATCGCAGGGGAAACGACTCGGCGTTTGCTCGCTACGACGTCAATTATACGGGAGCATCGGTTCCGGTTGAACAGTTGCCGGCGTTCGGGGTTTTCTTGTCCGAACGGCGGAAGCAGATCGATGCCCCTATCAGGGTGTTTGTCAAGTGA
- a CDS encoding SH3 domain-containing protein, translating to MAESEVKKRLVKSAHTATYTDPLIVSENEIVEVGRRDSEYQGWLWCTAKSGKSGWVPEKYLEWKGDKGIMSRDYDATELTVDVGECVTVLFEESGWVWCLASDGRAGWLPIDRLS from the coding sequence ATGGCAGAGTCTGAAGTGAAGAAACGGCTGGTCAAATCAGCCCATACCGCAACCTATACCGACCCCTTGATAGTCTCGGAAAACGAGATAGTTGAAGTCGGAAGACGTGACTCGGAGTACCAAGGCTGGCTCTGGTGTACGGCAAAATCCGGCAAAAGTGGCTGGGTGCCGGAAAAGTACCTTGAGTGGAAAGGTGACAAGGGAATCATGTCCCGCGATTATGACGCCACCGAGCTGACTGTCGACGTCGGCGAGTGTGTCACCGTCCTGTTTGAAGAATCCGGCTGGGTCTGGTGCCTTGCCTCTGACGGTCGTGCCGGATGGCTGCCAATCGACAGGCTGAGCTAA
- a CDS encoding T9SS type A sorting domain-containing protein: MMQKRNLYSLLLISFIAVLAFSTSFAQTVTFESKNSLRCDNGVANINLSVADSTGAVEIVFVIASGSGGAAFDNWSVAFDASFTKLNLRVVDTTSMADHVLPDTIRISAIKTGPSDVLLAGNYLIAKVNFHTNDVCSGTVTMTGSTFAYAGGACGFGCGMAVPVIQTQFANASGTAVSPAVVTTGTITIVNTLPTIASIPNATLHWGQTFVDTAVGSDGDLAKGCEVLSYSKVSGPSALNVNSSTGAISWTTTGADVCTHTVTVKVTDKCGASAQTSFDICVQNTPPVITCPATPIKIVLGDTAFATITGTDADFGPKPLIYKIVSFSGPGTPVINPATGAFSWPTVYDDIDFLGTFTACVEVTDSANVCSPCSPSNADTCCFTITVDWGKVVIEKVHNQIQGQYTTVDITLGTNYPVGGFDLLIQYDQSALTFTQALVGGFLTDCGWEYFTYRTGPFGNCGTGCPTGLIKLVAIAETNNGANHPGCFTNYPPPPGVDSVIAQLEFLVSNDFTLECQFVPIKFYWLDCTDNAFSNLKGDSLLISRKVFDYVGGGGSDSYYEITDPTFGFPTWYGAQAECDIVNPDKPEVWRIIDFFDGGIDIVCADSIDARGDINLNGLAYEIADVVNFTNYFIVGLGAFTVNVNGQIAATDVNADGLTLSVADLVYLIRVVVGDALPYPKISPEAVNYTVENGVVSVEGNMGAAFIVAEGNVTPTLLANNMLMEAQFDGQNTRILVYPPFDGVNHTESFTGEFVTVPSSIVSIEMATAEGAPAALRSVPKTYSLSQNYPNPFNPTTTIEFALPVAGSYDLAIYNVNGQLVQTFTGTAEAGYQKVEWNASNVASGMYIYKLTSGSFSASRKMLLVK; encoded by the coding sequence ATGATGCAAAAAAGAAACTTATATTCTTTGCTGCTGATCTCCTTTATAGCGGTACTTGCGTTTTCAACATCGTTTGCTCAGACGGTGACATTCGAATCGAAGAACTCGCTCCGCTGTGATAACGGCGTGGCGAACATCAACCTGAGTGTCGCCGACTCGACAGGCGCGGTCGAAATCGTGTTCGTGATTGCTTCCGGCTCTGGTGGAGCAGCATTCGACAACTGGTCCGTTGCGTTCGATGCTTCGTTCACGAAGCTGAATCTCCGGGTTGTCGATACCACCAGCATGGCGGATCACGTATTACCGGACACGATTCGCATATCTGCTATAAAAACTGGCCCAAGCGACGTTTTATTGGCCGGCAACTATCTGATTGCTAAGGTCAATTTCCATACCAACGATGTGTGCAGCGGCACGGTGACAATGACCGGTTCGACGTTTGCATACGCCGGCGGCGCTTGTGGTTTCGGCTGCGGGATGGCAGTCCCTGTAATCCAGACCCAGTTCGCAAATGCCAGTGGCACCGCAGTTAGCCCAGCGGTGGTCACCACCGGTACCATCACCATCGTCAACACGCTTCCGACCATTGCGTCGATCCCGAATGCCACGCTGCATTGGGGTCAGACCTTTGTCGACACCGCGGTTGGCAGTGATGGCGATCTGGCCAAGGGTTGCGAGGTCCTGTCCTACAGCAAGGTCAGTGGCCCCAGCGCTCTGAACGTGAACTCCAGCACCGGCGCTATTTCCTGGACCACCACCGGCGCGGATGTTTGCACCCATACCGTCACGGTGAAAGTGACCGACAAGTGCGGAGCCTCGGCGCAGACCTCGTTTGATATCTGTGTCCAGAACACCCCGCCGGTTATCACTTGCCCGGCGACCCCGATCAAGATCGTTCTTGGCGACACCGCCTTTGCGACGATCACCGGGACAGATGCCGATTTCGGCCCGAAGCCGCTGATCTACAAAATAGTCAGCTTCTCCGGTCCCGGAACTCCGGTCATCAATCCGGCGACAGGTGCTTTCTCCTGGCCGACAGTATACGATGACATCGACTTCCTCGGTACTTTCACGGCATGCGTCGAAGTGACCGACAGCGCCAACGTCTGCAGCCCCTGCAGCCCGTCGAACGCTGATACCTGCTGCTTTACCATAACGGTAGACTGGGGTAAGGTTGTCATCGAGAAAGTGCACAACCAGATTCAGGGTCAGTACACGACGGTTGACATCACCCTGGGTACCAACTACCCGGTGGGCGGTTTTGACCTCCTGATCCAGTATGATCAGTCGGCTCTGACGTTCACCCAGGCGTTGGTGGGTGGATTCCTGACCGATTGCGGCTGGGAATACTTCACCTACCGCACTGGTCCGTTTGGCAACTGCGGTACCGGCTGTCCGACCGGCTTGATTAAGCTGGTTGCAATTGCCGAGACCAACAACGGTGCCAATCATCCCGGCTGCTTCACCAACTATCCGCCGCCTCCGGGTGTCGATAGCGTGATTGCGCAGTTGGAGTTCCTGGTTTCCAACGACTTCACGCTGGAATGCCAGTTTGTGCCGATCAAGTTCTACTGGCTTGATTGCACCGACAACGCCTTCTCGAACCTCAAGGGTGACTCGCTCTTGATTTCCCGCAAGGTGTTCGACTATGTCGGCGGCGGTGGCTCTGACAGCTATTACGAGATCACCGATCCGACCTTCGGCTTCCCGACCTGGTATGGCGCGCAGGCCGAATGCGATATCGTCAACCCCGACAAGCCGGAAGTCTGGCGTATTATCGACTTCTTTGACGGTGGCATCGACATCGTGTGCGCCGACTCGATCGACGCCCGCGGCGATATCAACCTGAACGGCTTGGCGTACGAAATCGCCGACGTGGTCAACTTCACCAACTACTTCATCGTCGGTCTGGGCGCCTTCACGGTCAACGTGAACGGCCAGATTGCGGCGACTGATGTAAACGCTGATGGTCTGACCCTGTCGGTAGCCGACCTGGTTTACCTGATTCGTGTAGTGGTGGGTGACGCTCTGCCGTATCCGAAGATCAGCCCAGAGGCCGTGAACTACACGGTCGAGAATGGCGTGGTTTCGGTTGAGGGCAACATGGGCGCAGCCTTCATCGTGGCCGAAGGGAACGTTACTCCGACCCTGCTGGCCAACAACATGCTGATGGAAGCCCAGTTCGACGGCCAGAATACCCGCATCCTGGTCTACCCGCCGTTTGACGGTGTAAACCACACTGAGAGCTTCACGGGTGAGTTCGTGACCGTCCCGAGCAGCATCGTCTCTATCGAGATGGCTACTGCCGAGGGCGCTCCGGCGGCTCTGAGATCGGTACCGAAGACGTACTCGTTGTCTCAGAACTACCCGAACCCGTTCAACCCGACGACAACCATCGAATTCGCTCTGCCGGTTGCCGGTTCGTATGACCTGGCGATCTACAACGTGAATGGTCAATTGGTCCAGACCTTCACGGGCACCGCGGAAGCCGGTTATCAGAAGGTTGAGTGGAATGCTTCGAACGTCGCAAGTGGTATGTATATCTACAAGCTGACGTCCGGTAGCTTCTCCGCCTCTCGGAAGATGCTCTTGGTGAAGTAA